A genomic region of Brevibacillus sp. JNUCC-41 contains the following coding sequences:
- a CDS encoding 5-oxoprolinase subunit B family protein, translating to MFNLPETHFNFGGDEYIYAEISREMRIESNFKAIAVTEELRKREIPGIIDIVSSNASYLVRYSPDIVSARDLLDYLKEIDLKKSNPEKLNLSVRIVEIPAWYDDPVSREYSLRFKGRHPAPDLTDFEYVMKVNGFTDKESFIETHSETPYLITMVGFLPGTGWHFPLGLKPNEIIQAPKYYSPRTETPERSIGIGGAFNVIYPVNGPGSYQLIGRSAIPLVDKINPLEETSFLARPGDIWKYRPVKESEYNEIESNVSAGTYINKVKEIDLSPLEYVQKGKKYIDELMEGF from the coding sequence TTGTTTAATTTGCCTGAAACTCATTTTAATTTCGGGGGAGACGAATACATTTATGCTGAAATTTCTCGTGAAATGAGAATTGAGAGTAACTTTAAAGCAATTGCGGTGACTGAGGAGCTGAGAAAAAGAGAAATTCCAGGCATTATTGATATTGTTTCATCCAATGCCTCCTATTTAGTTCGTTATAGTCCGGACATCGTCTCAGCAAGAGATTTACTGGATTATTTAAAAGAAATAGATTTAAAGAAAAGTAATCCTGAAAAATTAAATTTATCAGTACGAATAGTAGAAATTCCAGCATGGTACGACGATCCAGTGTCAAGAGAATATTCCCTGCGTTTTAAGGGCAGACACCCGGCCCCTGACTTAACAGATTTTGAATATGTGATGAAAGTAAATGGGTTTACAGACAAAGAATCATTTATTGAAACTCATTCAGAGACACCCTATTTAATTACGATGGTTGGATTTCTGCCTGGAACGGGTTGGCATTTTCCGCTTGGATTAAAGCCAAATGAGATCATTCAAGCACCAAAATATTATAGTCCCCGTACAGAAACTCCGGAAAGAAGCATTGGTATAGGTGGTGCGTTCAATGTGATTTATCCAGTCAATGGACCAGGCAGCTATCAACTAATTGGACGATCAGCTATCCCTTTAGTAGATAAAATAAACCCTTTAGAAGAGACTTCTTTTTTGGCAAGACCCGGAGATATATGGAAGTATCGTCCTGTTAAGGAATCTGAATATAATGAGATCGAAAGCAATGTAAGTGCTGGAACATATATTAATAAAGTAAAAGAAATTGATCTTTCGCCACTTGAATATGTACAAAAGGGAAAAAAATATATCGATGAGCTCATGGAGGGTTTTTAA
- a CDS encoding biotin-dependent carboxyltransferase family protein: protein MIKVINPGLQTTVQDYGRIGFYEVGMPPSGAMDKYSFRASNFLVGNDENAAVLEITYMGPVLEFQQDVTVAIAGGEIPPKINDQYVPMWETLEVKAGDVLSFDFVKQGARVYLAVAGGIEVPLIMESRSTYTLCGIGGFEGRPLQAGDFLKIGNANQSKIAIGTRISDELIPVFSKTNIIRVVVGLCSYRLTEESKKRFFSIDWTVTTEANRVGYRFKGERLNFVERQQPFGAGSNPSNVVDLGYPIGSIQVPDGVEPIALLNDAVTGGGYATICTIISTDLDKMAQIKTNEKVRFVAIDINEALEARNEYKEKIHQMKKQVLGQIGGINHG, encoded by the coding sequence ATGATTAAAGTTATTAACCCTGGCCTTCAAACGACTGTTCAAGATTATGGGAGAATAGGCTTTTATGAAGTGGGTATGCCACCATCGGGAGCCATGGATAAATACTCCTTCAGGGCAAGCAACTTTCTTGTTGGGAACGATGAAAATGCAGCTGTTCTCGAGATTACTTATATGGGGCCAGTCTTAGAATTCCAACAAGATGTAACCGTTGCTATTGCAGGAGGGGAAATACCACCAAAAATTAATGATCAGTATGTTCCGATGTGGGAAACATTGGAAGTTAAAGCTGGGGATGTTTTGTCCTTTGATTTTGTTAAACAAGGAGCTCGGGTGTATTTAGCGGTAGCCGGCGGAATTGAAGTGCCGCTTATTATGGAATCACGGTCCACATATACATTGTGCGGAATTGGAGGTTTCGAAGGAAGACCACTTCAAGCTGGGGACTTTTTGAAAATCGGTAATGCAAACCAATCAAAGATTGCAATCGGAACACGCATAAGTGATGAATTAATTCCGGTCTTCTCAAAAACGAATATAATACGTGTTGTTGTAGGATTGTGCAGTTATCGCCTTACTGAAGAAAGTAAAAAACGCTTTTTCTCCATCGATTGGACGGTTACAACGGAAGCAAACCGTGTTGGCTACCGTTTTAAAGGGGAGCGTTTGAATTTTGTAGAGCGTCAACAACCATTTGGAGCCGGCAGCAATCCTTCAAATGTTGTGGATTTAGGGTATCCTATCGGATCGATTCAAGTACCAGATGGTGTCGAACCGATTGCTTTGTTAAACGATGCTGTGACAGGTGGAGGCTATGCGACGATTTGTACAATTATCAGTACGGATTTAGACAAAATGGCACAAATCAAAACAAATGAGAAGGTACGCTTTGTGGCTATTGACATTAATGAAGCCCTCGAGGCAAGAAATGAATACAAAGAAAAAATCCATCAAATGAAAAAACAAGTATTAGGACAAATAGGGGGAATCAATCATGGCTGA
- a CDS encoding acetyl-CoA carboxylase biotin carboxylase subunit: MGYFKKVLIANRGEIARRIIRTCKKEGIQTVAVYSEADAEAPYVSEATEAVCIGPAQAKKSYLDIEKVIQVAKETHADAIHPGYGFLSENAEFVRRCEEENIVFIGPSAETIHIMGSKLEARTQMQMAGVRVVPGTDKSIESVDEALLIANDLGYPLMLKASAGGGGIGMQLVQNDAELIKVFDATKQQATSFFKDGTVFLEKWISKPRHIEVQIVADTYGNVLHLFERECSVQRRNQKVIEESPSPFLNDTLRKELLEAAIRGVKQIDYTNVGTMEFIFDENQNFYFLEMNTRLQVEHPVTEEITGIDLVELQLKIAAKEKLQITQEEINKTGHAIESRLYAEDPSTFFPSPGVISRLKLPENDVRLDFGIVEGSAVTPFYDPMIGKIIVHGITRDQAISKMQGVLEEIEVQGVKTNLLLLKQIMKNNQFISGNYTTQFLAENKVQVEG; encoded by the coding sequence ATGGGCTATTTTAAAAAGGTGCTAATTGCAAACCGAGGGGAAATTGCTAGGAGAATTATTCGCACTTGTAAAAAGGAAGGTATTCAAACAGTCGCTGTCTATTCTGAAGCCGATGCAGAGGCTCCTTATGTCAGTGAAGCGACGGAAGCTGTATGCATCGGCCCTGCTCAAGCGAAAAAGAGTTATCTTGATATTGAAAAAGTGATTCAGGTAGCAAAAGAAACACATGCAGATGCTATTCATCCTGGGTATGGGTTCTTATCTGAAAATGCGGAATTTGTACGCAGATGTGAGGAAGAAAATATTGTCTTTATCGGTCCTTCTGCGGAAACGATACACATTATGGGCAGTAAGCTTGAAGCTCGTACCCAAATGCAAATGGCGGGCGTAAGGGTTGTGCCAGGTACGGATAAAAGCATTGAGTCAGTTGACGAAGCATTGCTGATTGCGAACGATCTTGGCTATCCACTCATGTTAAAAGCTAGCGCCGGTGGTGGTGGTATTGGGATGCAGCTTGTTCAAAATGATGCCGAGTTAATAAAAGTGTTTGATGCGACGAAGCAACAAGCTACTTCATTTTTTAAGGATGGAACTGTCTTTTTAGAAAAATGGATTTCAAAACCCCGCCATATTGAAGTGCAAATTGTCGCTGATACATACGGAAATGTCTTACATTTATTTGAACGGGAATGTTCAGTACAGCGCCGAAATCAAAAGGTGATAGAAGAAAGCCCTTCGCCATTTCTTAATGATACCCTTCGAAAAGAATTGTTGGAAGCAGCCATTCGAGGTGTAAAACAAATCGATTATACAAATGTAGGCACAATGGAATTCATTTTTGATGAAAATCAAAATTTCTATTTTCTTGAAATGAACACTCGTCTGCAAGTAGAGCACCCAGTAACTGAAGAAATAACAGGAATAGATTTAGTTGAACTACAGTTGAAAATAGCTGCGAAGGAAAAACTGCAGATTACACAGGAAGAGATAAACAAAACAGGACACGCGATTGAAAGCAGACTTTACGCAGAAGATCCTAGTACTTTCTTTCCTAGTCCTGGTGTAATTTCTAGGTTGAAATTACCCGAAAACGATGTAAGGTTGGATTTTGGCATCGTCGAAGGTAGTGCGGTGACCCCTTTTTATGATCCGATGATCGGTAAAATTATTGTTCACGGAATAACACGTGATCAAGCAATCTCAAAAATGCAGGGAGTGCTTGAAGAAATTGAAGTACAGGGAGTTAAAACAAACCTCTTGCTTCTCAAACAAATCATGAAAAATAACCAGTTTATTAGTGGTAATTATACGACTCAATTTTTAGCAGAAAATAAAGTTCAAGTTGAGGGGTGA
- a CDS encoding 5-oxoprolinase subunit B family protein, with translation MTRYEYGGDEFIFVELAEAMSLETNFQAMAITKVLRKEKVSGILDICPSNASYMIRFNPDLIHPDDLISKLKELEKYVSLENFEITARAVDVPILFEDPWTHEALMRFRDRHQDPTSTDIEYVAHTNGFHTKEDLIKSITDAPYLVSMIGFVPGLPWCYQMVPNEQQIEAPKYVRPRTYTPERAFGFGGSFAVIYPVQGAGGYQLFGTAAAPIFQKEQRLHDFKESMTFPRQGDVFRYRSISMEEYEDIRKQVENGEFRYLTKDITFKPKDVLGNPNAFSESVIRRLYA, from the coding sequence TTGACCCGTTACGAATATGGCGGTGATGAGTTTATTTTTGTTGAATTAGCTGAGGCAATGAGTCTTGAAACAAATTTTCAAGCAATGGCTATTACTAAGGTGTTACGAAAAGAGAAAGTATCAGGAATTTTGGATATTTGTCCTTCCAATGCTTCCTATATGATTCGGTTTAATCCAGATCTCATTCATCCAGATGACTTAATTTCAAAATTGAAAGAACTTGAAAAATATGTTTCCTTGGAAAACTTTGAAATAACTGCACGTGCAGTAGATGTACCCATATTATTTGAAGATCCTTGGACACATGAGGCATTAATGCGTTTTAGAGATCGGCATCAGGATCCAACATCAACAGATATTGAATATGTGGCACATACAAATGGCTTTCATACGAAAGAAGATTTAATTAAATCAATTACGGATGCCCCTTATCTGGTTTCGATGATAGGCTTTGTACCGGGCTTGCCATGGTGCTATCAAATGGTTCCAAACGAGCAGCAAATCGAAGCACCTAAATATGTTCGCCCTCGAACATATACGCCAGAGAGGGCATTCGGATTCGGCGGTTCATTTGCCGTTATATATCCGGTTCAAGGTGCAGGTGGTTATCAATTGTTTGGAACTGCTGCAGCACCGATCTTTCAAAAGGAGCAACGTTTACATGATTTTAAAGAGTCAATGACCTTCCCGAGACAGGGCGATGTTTTTAGATATCGAAGCATTTCCATGGAGGAGTACGAAGATATTCGAAAACAAGTTGAAAATGGGGAATTCCGTTATTTGACGAAGGATATAACCTTTAAACCTAAAGATGTTCTCGGAAATCCAAATGCGTTTTCAGAATCTGTGATAAGGAGGTTATATGCATGA
- a CDS encoding class II aldolase/adducin family protein, with protein MRRKVKMTKTISLQPATFNTLEEERTHRKQRLAASFRLFSKFGFDEGIAGHITVRDPKYTDHFWVNPFGMHFSQISVSDLILVNHKGDIVEGEHSVNGAAFAIHSEIHKARPDAIAAAHAHSVYGKTWSSLGRLLDPITQDACQFYNDHALFDDFTGVVYASEEGKRIAKALGQYKAVILRNHGLLTVGQSVDSAAWWFITMERSCQAQIMAESVGKPIFIEEEYAKLTAEQTGTEYEGWLSFQPLWDRIKKEQPDFLK; from the coding sequence TTGAGGAGGAAAGTAAAAATGACAAAGACAATTTCCCTGCAACCGGCAACATTCAATACATTGGAAGAAGAGCGCACTCACCGGAAGCAACGGTTGGCAGCTTCATTCCGTCTTTTTTCAAAGTTTGGTTTCGATGAAGGGATAGCTGGCCATATTACGGTCCGTGATCCTAAATATACAGACCATTTCTGGGTTAATCCTTTTGGGATGCATTTTAGTCAAATTTCCGTTTCGGATCTAATATTGGTTAATCATAAAGGTGATATTGTAGAGGGTGAACATTCCGTGAATGGTGCTGCCTTTGCCATTCATTCTGAAATTCATAAAGCGCGACCGGATGCGATTGCAGCGGCGCATGCTCATTCGGTATATGGAAAGACATGGTCTTCCTTAGGGAGACTATTAGATCCGATTACACAAGATGCCTGCCAATTTTACAATGACCATGCATTATTTGATGATTTTACTGGTGTGGTTTATGCATCCGAAGAAGGTAAGCGCATTGCTAAGGCTTTAGGTCAATACAAAGCTGTCATCCTCCGCAACCATGGATTGTTAACGGTCGGCCAATCTGTAGATTCAGCTGCTTGGTGGTTCATAACGATGGAACGGTCATGTCAAGCTCAGATAATGGCTGAATCTGTTGGTAAGCCGATTTTTATAGAAGAAGAGTATGCAAAGTTAACAGCAGAACAAACAGGAACGGAATATGAGGGTTGGCTGAGTTTTCAGCCTCTTTGGGACAGAATCAAAAAAGAGCAACCGGATTTCTTGAAGTGA
- a CDS encoding D-2-hydroxyacid dehydrogenase: MSGSKKMAPSLYIRVDIPEKYINEFKEICSEVVVEPWEFGEPEPQPTVDLSKFDVIYTQGLHDNLNIIKKAPRIKWVHSDSAGVEAMLNEDIENSDVIITNVKGCTSVPIAEHTIAMLSSLARGIPTMIRNQINKTWVEVPVKDLENATVGIIGYGDIGYEIAKRCKALGMTVIGCRRNPSKRNKEYEPADLIMGMDQVDDVLSMSDFVVLALPYTQDTSYFFNKERLNKMKKGSYVINVGRGNTIVDEDLIDSLNNGQIAGAALDVFEVEPLPKDHPFWQLENVMVSPHNAYNSSKHIDRVMELFLKNLKLFSDGKPLMNVVEKKLGY, from the coding sequence ATGTCTGGTTCTAAGAAAATGGCACCTTCACTTTATATCAGGGTCGATATACCGGAAAAATACATCAATGAGTTTAAGGAGATTTGTTCAGAAGTTGTTGTCGAGCCATGGGAATTCGGTGAACCTGAACCACAGCCAACAGTTGATTTATCAAAGTTTGATGTCATTTATACGCAAGGGCTTCATGATAATCTTAACATTATAAAAAAAGCTCCTAGGATTAAATGGGTCCATTCAGACAGTGCTGGAGTGGAGGCCATGCTGAATGAAGATATAGAAAACAGCGATGTCATCATCACCAATGTCAAAGGCTGCACATCAGTCCCGATAGCGGAGCATACAATTGCGATGCTATCTTCGTTAGCAAGAGGCATACCGACAATGATCAGAAATCAAATAAACAAAACCTGGGTTGAAGTTCCTGTGAAAGATCTTGAAAATGCGACAGTGGGGATAATTGGGTATGGTGATATTGGCTATGAGATAGCAAAGCGATGTAAAGCACTAGGCATGACCGTTATCGGGTGCCGCCGGAATCCCTCAAAGAGGAACAAAGAATACGAACCTGCTGATTTGATAATGGGTATGGATCAAGTGGATGATGTCCTTTCCATGTCCGATTTTGTCGTCTTGGCACTGCCGTATACACAAGATACCTCATACTTTTTTAATAAAGAACGCTTAAATAAAATGAAAAAAGGCAGCTATGTAATTAATGTCGGCCGCGGCAATACGATTGTGGATGAAGATTTAATCGATTCCTTAAACAATGGGCAAATAGCAGGAGCGGCTCTAGATGTGTTTGAAGTAGAACCTTTACCTAAGGATCACCCTTTCTGGCAGCTGGAAAATGTCATGGTTTCCCCGCATAATGCTTATAACTCTTCCAAACACATAGATCGTGTGATGGAATTATTCCTGAAAAATTTAAAGCTTTTTTCTGACGGTAAGCCCCTAATGAACGTTGTGGAAAAAAAACTTGGTTATTAG
- a CDS encoding LamB/YcsF family protein, whose product MYKVDLNCDMGESFGLYELGYDEELMQHITSANIACGFHAGDPHVMRKTVEIAKKYDVGIGAHPGFPDLLGFGRRFMTCTPSEIKDYVMYQVGALREFSAAADVKIQHCKPHGALFMKAMEDKTIARAILETIHEIDPNMIIFALSQSEVMEEAIKMGVPVAKEAYADREHTESGSILLTRTGARINDYEEMAQRVVRMVKEGRVITHDGKDVSIKAETICIHGDTPGAPTLAKKVVEALKGSGVEIVPINKII is encoded by the coding sequence ATGTATAAGGTAGATTTGAACTGTGATATGGGTGAGAGCTTCGGCCTTTATGAATTAGGCTATGATGAAGAATTAATGCAGCATATTACCTCGGCTAATATTGCATGTGGTTTTCATGCCGGAGATCCCCATGTTATGAGAAAAACAGTGGAAATAGCAAAGAAATATGATGTAGGGATTGGTGCACATCCAGGTTTTCCAGATTTATTGGGTTTCGGTCGTCGCTTCATGACCTGTACACCCTCAGAAATAAAAGACTATGTAATGTATCAAGTAGGCGCCTTAAGAGAATTCAGTGCAGCAGCAGATGTCAAAATCCAGCATTGTAAACCACACGGAGCTTTATTTATGAAAGCAATGGAAGATAAGACTATAGCACGAGCAATATTAGAAACAATTCATGAAATCGATCCAAATATGATCATATTTGCGCTTAGCCAATCGGAAGTGATGGAAGAAGCTATAAAAATGGGTGTCCCTGTTGCAAAAGAAGCTTATGCTGACAGGGAGCATACTGAAAGCGGGTCCATTTTGCTAACGAGAACAGGCGCACGAATCAATGATTATGAAGAAATGGCACAGCGAGTTGTTCGTATGGTCAAAGAAGGAAGAGTCATCACACACGATGGAAAAGATGTTTCCATTAAAGCAGAGACCATTTGTATACATGGAGATACACCAGGAGCGCCGACTCTGGCTAAAAAAGTTGTAGAAGCTTTAAAGGGGAGTGGCGTCGAGATTGTCCCTATTAATAAGATCATCTAA
- a CDS encoding sigma 54-interacting transcriptional regulator, giving the protein MKDLNLLLHGAGVGIVRTNIDYQIEYINETAESILGLHRSFLQFRDYKMLLSIDKNLDKVMTGETLINVNASINFKCTVGNFYPFKMEDKIKGLIHIFFSREVFEDSVKELDFVRNLNSDLQTVYASSQEQILVIDESGKIIRVAGMFLHDFWKVDNPENIIGKNISEFTRKNIFQPNVFELCQKQKNKVTSIQDSMGKSRVWSVATPVYHEGKLEKVVVLSRDITQESSSIHYQSDEGSQTLQDHDDFNNKQLVYRSKTIERLVVEIKRVAQFNSTILLEGESGVGKEVFVHQIHSASPRSNQQLVRINCGAIPENLIESELFGYEKGAFTGADKNGKAGLFEIANNSTLFLDEIGELPLNMQVKLLRVLQEREVTRIGGTHPRPVDVRIITATNKDLQELVNQGEFREDLYYRLYVIPFNIPPLRERKDDIFPLAIYFLEQFKKMYDIKKSFTPEAIEVLETYTWPGNVRELQNIVERLTLLGEGEWIKREHALKFLYGEVQKKKKQLLVLELMPLKEAVEELETQLIQRGMQKYGTADKLSKVLGVSPATISRRMKKLK; this is encoded by the coding sequence TTGAAGGATTTAAATCTCCTTTTACATGGAGCTGGGGTAGGAATTGTCCGAACGAATATCGATTACCAAATAGAATATATTAATGAAACAGCAGAAAGTATTTTAGGTCTCCACCGCTCATTTTTACAGTTTCGAGACTATAAAATGTTATTAAGTATCGATAAAAATCTTGATAAAGTAATGACTGGGGAAACTCTTATAAATGTGAACGCTTCTATTAATTTTAAATGCACAGTTGGTAATTTTTACCCTTTTAAGATGGAAGATAAAATAAAAGGACTCATTCATATTTTTTTCTCGCGTGAAGTTTTCGAGGATTCTGTTAAAGAATTAGACTTTGTAAGAAATCTGAATTCTGATTTACAAACGGTATATGCTTCTTCCCAGGAACAAATACTCGTCATTGACGAAAGCGGAAAAATCATTCGAGTAGCGGGAATGTTTCTTCACGATTTTTGGAAAGTGGATAATCCAGAAAACATAATTGGTAAGAATATAAGTGAGTTTACAAGAAAAAACATTTTTCAGCCTAATGTTTTTGAACTATGTCAGAAACAAAAGAACAAGGTTACATCGATTCAGGATTCTATGGGAAAAAGTAGAGTCTGGTCTGTAGCTACCCCGGTGTACCATGAAGGGAAATTAGAAAAAGTAGTTGTACTTTCAAGGGATATTACACAAGAAAGTTCCTCAATTCATTATCAGTCGGACGAAGGTTCTCAAACTCTACAAGATCATGATGATTTTAACAATAAACAACTTGTTTATCGTTCGAAAACAATTGAGCGCTTAGTAGTAGAGATAAAGCGAGTAGCCCAATTTAATTCGACTATTCTACTGGAAGGTGAATCCGGTGTTGGGAAAGAAGTATTTGTCCACCAAATTCATTCAGCCAGTCCTCGGAGTAACCAGCAGCTAGTCCGGATTAACTGCGGTGCTATTCCAGAGAATCTCATTGAAAGTGAATTGTTCGGTTATGAGAAAGGGGCATTTACTGGTGCAGATAAAAATGGGAAAGCAGGGTTGTTTGAAATTGCTAATAACAGCACGCTTTTTCTCGATGAAATTGGTGAACTCCCTTTAAATATGCAAGTGAAGCTATTGCGTGTGTTGCAGGAACGAGAAGTGACTAGAATTGGCGGGACCCATCCAAGACCTGTAGATGTTCGAATTATAACGGCAACCAATAAGGACTTACAAGAGTTGGTGAACCAAGGTGAATTCAGAGAGGATTTATACTACCGACTATATGTTATTCCATTTAATATTCCGCCATTGCGTGAACGAAAAGATGATATCTTTCCCCTCGCCATTTATTTTTTGGAACAATTTAAAAAAATGTATGATATCAAGAAAAGTTTCACCCCAGAAGCCATTGAAGTTTTAGAGACATATACATGGCCGGGAAATGTAAGGGAACTTCAAAATATAGTGGAGCGCTTAACATTATTGGGAGAGGGAGAATGGATTAAACGGGAGCATGCATTGAAATTTTTGTACGGGGAAGTTCAAAAAAAGAAAAAACAACTATTAGTTTTAGAATTAATGCCGCTTAAAGAAGCGGTAGAAGAATTAGAAACTCAACTTATTCAAAGAGGGATGCAAAAATACGGCACTGCCGATAAATTATCTAAGGTACTAGGTGTTAGTCCTGCGACAATAAGCAGGCGGATGAAAAAGCTGAAATAA
- a CDS encoding sodium:solute symporter: MHILDISIMILYFSVLIIVGVIGSRRAKTADDFIVAGRNLGHFMYLSCLAAVILGGASTLGTAKLGYQFGISGIWLVVMIGLGIIAIGLFLTNKIFNLKVLTISEMLEKRYNSQTRLISALVSVIYTFMLTVTQVIGMGTILHVLAGWNLTVSMIVGGGIVLFYTILGGMWSVTMTDVVQFVIMTIGIFFIMLPLSISKAGGWGSLKESLPASHFELGNIGGETIFQYFLLFTLGVVVGQDIWQRLFTARTKAVSRGGTIGAGLYSVFYAIAISIIGMCAFIILPDLGDPQNAFTSIAMVTLPAGLLGVVIASVVSALMSTASGTLLASSTLVVNDIIKKYIGPKMSERQFLKTSRITTLTIGVLTIIVSIWIQDILVALDVAYAILSGAVFFPIILGFFWKRVTATAAFYSILASMIVIIVGLMINGPSSTQPILYGLATSFVVITTITFLSSNNDQKNKSEVKQDLKGKADMDTMAN; encoded by the coding sequence ATGCATATTTTGGATATATCGATCATGATTCTATATTTTTCTGTTTTAATCATTGTGGGAGTAATCGGATCCAGACGGGCAAAAACGGCAGATGATTTCATTGTGGCAGGACGTAATCTTGGTCATTTTATGTATTTATCCTGTTTAGCTGCTGTGATATTAGGGGGTGCTTCTACTCTAGGAACAGCAAAGTTAGGTTATCAGTTTGGGATATCCGGTATTTGGCTAGTGGTGATGATCGGGCTCGGCATTATCGCTATCGGGTTGTTTTTAACAAATAAGATATTTAATTTAAAAGTATTGACGATCAGTGAAATGCTTGAGAAGCGCTACAACTCTCAGACAAGATTGATCAGTGCCCTTGTCTCTGTTATCTATACATTCATGCTGACTGTAACGCAAGTGATTGGGATGGGGACGATTTTACATGTTTTGGCTGGCTGGAATTTAACGGTTTCCATGATAGTCGGGGGTGGGATCGTTTTATTTTATACAATATTAGGAGGTATGTGGTCAGTCACCATGACTGATGTCGTGCAATTCGTCATCATGACGATCGGTATTTTCTTTATCATGCTTCCGTTGAGCATCTCTAAGGCAGGAGGGTGGGGCTCGCTTAAAGAGAGTCTCCCTGCATCACATTTCGAGCTAGGCAACATTGGCGGAGAGACAATTTTTCAGTATTTCCTACTATTTACTCTAGGGGTAGTTGTTGGCCAGGATATTTGGCAGCGTCTTTTTACTGCACGAACCAAAGCAGTTTCTCGTGGCGGAACGATTGGAGCGGGACTATATAGTGTTTTTTATGCAATTGCAATCAGTATCATTGGAATGTGCGCTTTTATTATCCTTCCCGATTTAGGAGATCCACAAAATGCATTTACCAGCATAGCGATGGTAACTTTACCTGCTGGTCTATTGGGGGTTGTCATTGCGAGCGTGGTATCTGCCCTAATGTCCACAGCTTCAGGAACTTTGCTAGCTTCGTCCACTTTAGTCGTTAATGACATCATTAAAAAATATATTGGTCCAAAAATGAGTGAACGACAATTTTTAAAAACATCCCGAATTACAACTTTAACGATCGGTGTATTGACCATAATCGTTTCGATATGGATTCAAGATATTTTAGTAGCATTGGATGTAGCTTACGCCATTTTATCCGGTGCTGTGTTCTTTCCGATCATCCTTGGTTTCTTTTGGAAAAGGGTCACGGCCACAGCGGCATTTTACTCCATTCTGGCCAGCATGATCGTTATTATTGTGGGATTGATGATAAATGGACCTTCCTCCACTCAACCAATTCTGTACGGGCTTGCTACTAGTTTTGTCGTCATCACTACGATTACCTTCCTAAGTTCCAATAATGATCAAAAGAACAAAAGTGAAGTAAAGCAAGATCTAAAGGGTAAAGCTGACATGGACACAATGGCTAATTGA
- a CDS encoding acetyl-CoA carboxylase, translating to MAEQKTVLSPIPGVFYRKPAPDKDVYVKEGDTVKNGDVLAMVEVMKNFYEIKAETDGVLAQFFVEDEDILDAGQEIAVIIEQ from the coding sequence ATGGCTGAACAAAAAACAGTTCTATCACCAATCCCAGGAGTATTTTATCGCAAACCCGCTCCCGATAAGGACGTGTACGTAAAAGAAGGAGATACAGTTAAGAATGGTGACGTTCTTGCTATGGTGGAAGTGATGAAAAACTTCTATGAAATTAAAGCAGAAACAGATGGAGTTCTTGCACAATTCTTTGTAGAGGACGAGGACATTCTAGACGCAGGACAGGAAATAGCGGTAATCATTGAACAGTAA